A region of Leptolyngbya boryana PCC 6306 DNA encodes the following proteins:
- a CDS encoding transposase family protein, giving the protein MKNLFHYIQTAPHRSRSLLGIEYEQLSRLITSLQQLDAEYMAQQNAHKIRVNAPGAGRPSTLRTETEILLCLYYLRHYPTFEILGLTFEVSSSQAHAVVHYWVRFLRQALPASLVEEFEDCEAAWAVVTEMLVEWELIVDSTEQVRQRPSDSDQQKQHYSGKKKQTTYKQSVIGLPDGSDIVDATVAHPGPSADVTLFRQQQSQFRDTQTFAGDKAYQGADRTRTPHKKPKGRELSEAQTEANRMFAGKRIVIEHLMRHLKIFRAAKEVMRLRKDNYSEVILAICGLVRLRLGAIELPV; this is encoded by the coding sequence ATGAAAAACTTGTTTCATTATATCCAGACTGCTCCACATCGCAGTCGCTCACTTTTGGGAATTGAATATGAGCAATTGTCGCGTTTAATCACCTCCCTCCAACAGTTAGACGCAGAATACATGGCACAACAGAACGCCCACAAGATTCGAGTTAATGCTCCTGGAGCGGGCCGTCCCAGCACATTGAGGACTGAGACCGAGATTCTGTTGTGCTTATACTACCTGCGACACTATCCGACCTTTGAGATTTTAGGCTTAACGTTTGAGGTGAGTTCCAGCCAAGCTCATGCCGTAGTGCACTATTGGGTGCGTTTTTTGCGCCAAGCCTTACCCGCAAGTCTGGTTGAGGAATTTGAGGACTGTGAGGCAGCATGGGCGGTGGTCACAGAAATGCTGGTGGAATGGGAGTTGATTGTCGATAGTACCGAGCAGGTGCGTCAACGACCGAGTGACTCAGACCAACAGAAGCAACACTACTCAGGCAAGAAGAAGCAAACGACCTACAAACAATCGGTCATTGGCTTGCCCGATGGCAGTGATATCGTCGATGCCACCGTTGCCCATCCTGGCCCCAGTGCTGATGTCACCTTGTTCCGGCAACAGCAGTCTCAGTTTCGGGACACTCAAACCTTTGCGGGAGACAAAGCCTATCAAGGGGCAGACCGCACTCGCACTCCGCACAAGAAGCCGAAAGGTCGGGAACTGAGTGAAGCGCAAACCGAAGCCAATCGCATGTTTGCAGGCAAACGGATTGTGATTGAACATCTGATGCGGCATCTCAAAATCTTCCGAGCTGCCAAAGAGGTGATGCGGTTGCGAAAAGACAATTATTCGGAGGTGATCTTAGCCATTTGTGGCTTAGTCCGATTGCGATTAGGCGCGATTGAATTGCCTGTTTAA
- a CDS encoding IS5 family transposase, giving the protein MSYRIRNWSEYNAGLRQRGSLTFWIDESVLETWIIPKLSGKPGASVFYSDLAITTMITLKSIYGLAGRQCQGFLESIFVPMEIDLLVPDHSTLSRRLGRLSVALPVLPKGEAKHVVVDSTGVKVYGEGEWKTRQHGISKRRTWRKLHLGVDEQTGEILAAMVTTNDVGDGQMLSDLLDQIEDEIEQVSADGAYDQNQCYDAIRERKARATIPPRRGAKIWHHGNRKTERHNRDENLRRVRKVGRRAWKQESNYHRRSLSETTMFLFKTIFGSSVRSRKFDNQAVELFIKCAALNRMIQVAKPDSYRVEA; this is encoded by the coding sequence ATGAGCTACCGCATCCGCAACTGGTCTGAGTATAACGCCGGATTGAGACAAAGAGGAAGCCTCACGTTTTGGATTGACGAATCAGTTTTAGAGACTTGGATCATCCCGAAGTTAAGTGGAAAACCAGGTGCATCGGTGTTCTATAGTGACTTGGCAATCACGACGATGATCACCCTGAAATCGATTTATGGCTTGGCAGGACGACAATGCCAAGGATTTCTGGAATCTATATTTGTGCCGATGGAGATTGACTTGCTTGTGCCTGACCACAGCACACTATCTCGTCGCTTAGGCAGGTTGTCAGTTGCTTTGCCCGTGCTGCCGAAGGGAGAAGCCAAGCATGTGGTCGTGGACTCAACGGGTGTGAAAGTGTATGGCGAGGGGGAGTGGAAAACGCGGCAACACGGCATCAGTAAACGTCGGACATGGCGCAAGTTACATCTGGGTGTCGATGAACAAACGGGTGAGATTTTAGCAGCAATGGTAACGACGAATGATGTGGGCGATGGGCAGATGTTAAGTGACCTGTTGGATCAAATTGAGGATGAGATTGAGCAAGTTTCAGCGGACGGAGCCTATGACCAAAACCAATGTTACGACGCGATTCGAGAACGCAAAGCCAGAGCGACGATTCCCCCACGTCGAGGCGCGAAAATCTGGCATCACGGCAACCGCAAGACCGAACGTCACAATCGAGACGAGAATTTGCGTCGGGTGCGAAAAGTCGGGCGCAGAGCCTGGAAACAAGAGAGCAACTATCATCGTCGTTCGCTCTCTGAAACCACCATGTTCCTCTTCAAGACCATCTTTGGCAGCAGTGTGCGTTCACGCAAGTTCGACAATCAAGCGGTAGAATTGTTCATCAAGTGTGCGGCACTCAATCGCATGATCCAGGTCGCGAAGCCCGATAGCTATCGAGTTGAAGCTTAG
- a CDS encoding RpnC/YadD family protein, which translates to MTQIPFDQLAKEFLQELLTPLGRVERSFEVPGEPKFIDVWFQPTEIPLQPSDPLTLLERVAATPCSFEPFRNPPTRQEIRRCLLKLLWVQEFELRTDDQIPDAHLPMLWILASSVSQPVLSEGKAEISDDWLPGIYFCGNLFKTVIVAINQLPETQETLWLRILGRGDTQQQAISEVLALPPSDPQRSRILQMLTSWRVRIELIGPLDAENEDLLMALSQAYLEWEQTTEQRGEQRGEQRGERKVVEALLKTRFGELDDALSAIIPRILELPTDTYTPLLLNLSRDELIHRFG; encoded by the coding sequence ATGACTCAGATTCCCTTTGATCAATTGGCGAAAGAATTTCTCCAAGAACTGCTTACCCCACTGGGTCGTGTGGAGCGCAGTTTTGAAGTGCCTGGTGAACCGAAGTTTATCGACGTTTGGTTTCAGCCTACAGAAATCCCACTCCAGCCGTCTGACCCCTTAACGCTGTTGGAAAGGGTGGCGGCAACTCCTTGCTCGTTTGAACCCTTCCGTAATCCGCCAACGCGCCAAGAAATTCGCAGATGTCTGCTCAAATTGCTGTGGGTGCAAGAGTTCGAGTTGCGGACGGATGATCAAATTCCTGATGCTCATCTCCCCATGCTCTGGATTCTCGCTAGCTCTGTCTCTCAACCCGTTCTGTCTGAAGGTAAGGCTGAAATCAGTGACGATTGGCTGCCAGGAATCTACTTCTGTGGCAATCTGTTTAAGACGGTCATTGTGGCAATTAATCAATTGCCAGAAACTCAAGAAACCCTGTGGCTCAGAATCTTGGGTCGCGGCGATACGCAACAGCAGGCGATCTCAGAAGTGCTGGCTTTGCCTCCCTCTGACCCCCAACGCAGCAGAATTTTACAGATGCTCACCAGTTGGCGCGTTAGGATTGAGTTGATCGGACCTTTAGATGCAGAGAATGAGGATTTGCTCATGGCGTTATCTCAGGCGTATTTAGAGTGGGAACAAACTACCGAGCAACGCGGTGAACAACGCGGTGAACAACGCGGCGAACGTAAAGTCGTCGAAGCTTTGCTCAAAACTCGCTTTGGTGAGTTGGATGATGCCCTCAGCGCGATCATCCCTCGAATCCTGGAGTTGCCCACGGACACCTATACTCCACTCCTGTTAAACCTTTCTCGCGATGAACTCATTCATCGCTTCGGTTGA